Proteins from one Dermacentor variabilis isolate Ectoservices chromosome 1, ASM5094787v1, whole genome shotgun sequence genomic window:
- the LOC142575212 gene encoding acetylcholinesterase-like isoform X2 → MPGTKIRQCVLLLLWCTSAHGGHVERATSLGTVSGRKLSLLNTIVEEYIGIPYAEPPLGELRFRPPLPSRQWTDTFDATTKRTACPQGLLPGLMAGDVTYTEDCLHLNVWTSLPQGCLDTGLSPVLVWIHGGGFSYGSASYDNYTGSILAAKTGLVVISMNYRLGALGFLDANSPESPGNVGLMDQNLALRWIRDNAVFFGGDSSRVTLFGQSAGALSVHGHMLSPMSKGLFGRAVMLSGALYTIDSYNSPSYSLRAGDRLAVLTGCANGERNFTEQPNEVLKCLREIPVDKLVLATHEAGASNAFTFLPTYHNDFLPKEPRKAVDAGFASQVDLIIGTTSNELSSILLYPPVKEFLQERLDGIDHDKIKGFFKAAIGACLKSHMPGDEKHYVAKTKGANNVALTRAYIQYMSDRMLNCPVLYVARKHAAVGNNVFSYVYDYSYVSSDLPSWIGAHHGSELPFLFGFPLIDIHGVADKHSAMSEALIKILASFAESGTPELPRENEWPKYSEDQPISVVLAPGNYSDIRDYRGGECDYWRKYL, encoded by the coding sequence ATGCCAGGTACAAAAATACGCCAGTGTGTTCTGCTTCTTCTTTGGTGCACGAGCGCTCATGGCGGCCATGTAGAACGAGCGACATCTCTTGGCACCGTATCGGGAAGGAAGTTGAGCTTGCTGAACACCATTGTCGAAGAGTACATCGGAATCCCTTATGCGGAGCCTCCATTAGGGGAACTGCGCTTTCGTCCTCCGCTTCCTTCGAGGCAATGGACGGACACATTCGACGCCACAACGAAACGGACAGCTTGTCCGCAGGGACTTCTTCCGGGCCTAATGGCGGGCGACGTCACTTACACCGAGGACTGCCTCCACCTCAATGTCTGGACGTCACTTCCGCAGGGATGCCTTGACACAGGTCTGTCGCCCGTCCTAGTGTGGATCCACGGAGGTGGCTTTTCGTACGGCAGCGCCTCCTACGATAATTACACGGGTTCAATCTTGGCCGCAAAAACGGGCCTCGTGGTGATCTCTATGAACTACCGCCTGGGGGCGCTGGGATTCCTTGACGCGAACTCGCCGGAATCTCCAGGTAACGTGGGCCTCATGGACCAGAACCTGGCTCTTCGCTGGATCAGGGACAATGCTGTATTTTTCGGCGGGGATTCCTCTAGGGTCACCCTTTTCGGTCAGAGCGCAGGAGCGCTGAGCGTTCACGGTCACATGCTGTCTCCTATGAGCAAAGGTCTCTTCGGAAGAGCCGTCATGCTCAGTGGCGCATTGTATACCATCGACTCTTACAACTCTCCGTCGTACAGCCTACGCGCAGGAGACCGACTCGCCGTGCTGACAGGTTGCGCGAATGGCGAAAGAAACTTTACTGAACAGCCGAACGAAGTTCTGAAGTGTCTCAGAGAAATTCCAGTCGATAAACTCGTCTTGGCCACTCACGAAGCTGGCGCGTCGAACGCTTTTACGTTCCTCCCAACTTATCACAACGATTTCCTGCCTAAGGAACCCAGAAAAGCCGTCGACGCTGGTTTTGCCAGCCAAGTTGACCTCATCATCGGGACCACGTCAAATGAGTTGTCATCTATTCTCCTTTACCCTCCTGTCAAGGAATTCCTACAAGAGAGACTAGATGGCATCGACCACGACAAAATTAAAGGGTTTTTTAAAGCTGCCATCGGCGCCTGCTTGAAGTCCCACATGCCGGGAGATGAAAAACATTACGTGGCCAAGACGAAAGGCGCGAACAACGTTGCACTGACGAGGGCATACATACAGTACATGTCGGACAGGATGCTTAACTGTCCTGTCCTATACGTGGCGCGGAAGCACGCCGCTGTGGGCAACAATGTGTTCTCCTACGTGTACGACTACAGTTACGTTTCATCTGACTTGCCCTCCTGGATCGGTGCGCATCATGGTTCCGAACTGCCCTTTCTTTTCGGCTTCCCTCTAATAGACATTCACGGCGTCGCCGACAAACACAGTGCCATGAGTGAAGCACTTATCAAGATTCTTGCATCGTTTGCCGAATCTGG
- the LOC142575212 gene encoding acetylcholinesterase-like isoform X1: protein MQPGWSVERFQMPGTKIRQCVLLLLWCTSAHGGHVERATSLGTVSGRKLSLLNTIVEEYIGIPYAEPPLGELRFRPPLPSRQWTDTFDATTKRTACPQGLLPGLMAGDVTYTEDCLHLNVWTSLPQGCLDTGLSPVLVWIHGGGFSYGSASYDNYTGSILAAKTGLVVISMNYRLGALGFLDANSPESPGNVGLMDQNLALRWIRDNAVFFGGDSSRVTLFGQSAGALSVHGHMLSPMSKGLFGRAVMLSGALYTIDSYNSPSYSLRAGDRLAVLTGCANGERNFTEQPNEVLKCLREIPVDKLVLATHEAGASNAFTFLPTYHNDFLPKEPRKAVDAGFASQVDLIIGTTSNELSSILLYPPVKEFLQERLDGIDHDKIKGFFKAAIGACLKSHMPGDEKHYVAKTKGANNVALTRAYIQYMSDRMLNCPVLYVARKHAAVGNNVFSYVYDYSYVSSDLPSWIGAHHGSELPFLFGFPLIDIHGVADKHSAMSEALIKILASFAESGTPELPRENEWPKYSEDQPISVVLAPGNYSDIRDYRGGECDYWRKYL, encoded by the coding sequence gaacggTTCCAAATGCCAGGTACAAAAATACGCCAGTGTGTTCTGCTTCTTCTTTGGTGCACGAGCGCTCATGGCGGCCATGTAGAACGAGCGACATCTCTTGGCACCGTATCGGGAAGGAAGTTGAGCTTGCTGAACACCATTGTCGAAGAGTACATCGGAATCCCTTATGCGGAGCCTCCATTAGGGGAACTGCGCTTTCGTCCTCCGCTTCCTTCGAGGCAATGGACGGACACATTCGACGCCACAACGAAACGGACAGCTTGTCCGCAGGGACTTCTTCCGGGCCTAATGGCGGGCGACGTCACTTACACCGAGGACTGCCTCCACCTCAATGTCTGGACGTCACTTCCGCAGGGATGCCTTGACACAGGTCTGTCGCCCGTCCTAGTGTGGATCCACGGAGGTGGCTTTTCGTACGGCAGCGCCTCCTACGATAATTACACGGGTTCAATCTTGGCCGCAAAAACGGGCCTCGTGGTGATCTCTATGAACTACCGCCTGGGGGCGCTGGGATTCCTTGACGCGAACTCGCCGGAATCTCCAGGTAACGTGGGCCTCATGGACCAGAACCTGGCTCTTCGCTGGATCAGGGACAATGCTGTATTTTTCGGCGGGGATTCCTCTAGGGTCACCCTTTTCGGTCAGAGCGCAGGAGCGCTGAGCGTTCACGGTCACATGCTGTCTCCTATGAGCAAAGGTCTCTTCGGAAGAGCCGTCATGCTCAGTGGCGCATTGTATACCATCGACTCTTACAACTCTCCGTCGTACAGCCTACGCGCAGGAGACCGACTCGCCGTGCTGACAGGTTGCGCGAATGGCGAAAGAAACTTTACTGAACAGCCGAACGAAGTTCTGAAGTGTCTCAGAGAAATTCCAGTCGATAAACTCGTCTTGGCCACTCACGAAGCTGGCGCGTCGAACGCTTTTACGTTCCTCCCAACTTATCACAACGATTTCCTGCCTAAGGAACCCAGAAAAGCCGTCGACGCTGGTTTTGCCAGCCAAGTTGACCTCATCATCGGGACCACGTCAAATGAGTTGTCATCTATTCTCCTTTACCCTCCTGTCAAGGAATTCCTACAAGAGAGACTAGATGGCATCGACCACGACAAAATTAAAGGGTTTTTTAAAGCTGCCATCGGCGCCTGCTTGAAGTCCCACATGCCGGGAGATGAAAAACATTACGTGGCCAAGACGAAAGGCGCGAACAACGTTGCACTGACGAGGGCATACATACAGTACATGTCGGACAGGATGCTTAACTGTCCTGTCCTATACGTGGCGCGGAAGCACGCCGCTGTGGGCAACAATGTGTTCTCCTACGTGTACGACTACAGTTACGTTTCATCTGACTTGCCCTCCTGGATCGGTGCGCATCATGGTTCCGAACTGCCCTTTCTTTTCGGCTTCCCTCTAATAGACATTCACGGCGTCGCCGACAAACACAGTGCCATGAGTGAAGCACTTATCAAGATTCTTGCATCGTTTGCCGAATCTGG